From Candidatus Atelocyanobacterium thalassa isolate ALOHA, a single genomic window includes:
- a CDS encoding class I SAM-dependent methyltransferase produces the protein MNNICRVCDSTDLELAIDLGHQPWCNNFLEPQSIGKEPFYPLRVLYCHNCGTVQLDYTVKKEIMFGDHTYLSGVTQSLSEHFKSIAHEVDSKFFKNSLSKSVLDIGSNDGTQLKHFQALNYEVLGVESSKKTAKIANDDNVPTVNDFFNLDLVKSLNKKFDVINAAGVFFHLEELHSVTEGIKEALEENGVFVVQFLYMKKIVDNLAFDQIYHEHLLYYNLNTIEVLLERHNLSMFDAYLSPIHGGSIIGFVTHKGKKNPSKRLLEMRKAEVDDKSNEFLTYLNFAKRIQKMKVDNLEFLDKAKKEGKQIWGFGAPVKGNTMLNYFGVGTQYLNYLVEKNELRRGLYSPGMHIPILIEKELKELPDIYYVLAWNFKKEILANNQHLIDKGIQFYFPVNP, from the coding sequence TTGAATAATATTTGTCGCGTCTGTGATTCTACAGATCTAGAACTAGCTATTGATTTAGGGCATCAACCTTGGTGCAATAACTTCTTAGAACCCCAGTCAATAGGAAAAGAACCATTCTACCCTTTAAGGGTGTTGTATTGCCATAATTGCGGTACAGTACAGCTTGATTATACTGTCAAAAAAGAGATAATGTTTGGAGACCATACTTACTTATCTGGGGTAACACAATCTTTGAGCGAGCATTTCAAGAGTATTGCTCATGAAGTTGATAGTAAATTTTTTAAAAATTCTCTTTCTAAGTCTGTTCTAGATATAGGTTCTAATGATGGAACCCAATTAAAACATTTTCAAGCTTTAAACTATGAAGTGTTAGGAGTAGAATCATCTAAAAAAACTGCAAAGATAGCTAATGATGATAATGTTCCAACAGTCAATGATTTCTTTAATCTAGATTTAGTAAAATCCCTCAATAAAAAATTTGATGTTATCAATGCAGCAGGAGTTTTCTTCCACTTAGAAGAACTACATTCTGTTACTGAAGGAATAAAAGAAGCATTAGAAGAAAATGGTGTTTTCGTAGTCCAATTTCTTTACATGAAAAAAATTGTGGACAATCTAGCATTTGATCAAATATATCATGAACATCTTTTGTACTATAATTTAAACACTATAGAGGTTCTACTAGAGCGTCATAATTTATCAATGTTTGACGCATATTTATCACCTATCCATGGTGGATCAATTATTGGATTTGTAACTCACAAAGGGAAGAAGAATCCTAGTAAACGATTATTAGAGATGCGCAAAGCAGAAGTAGATGATAAAAGCAATGAATTTCTTACCTACTTAAATTTTGCTAAAAGAATTCAAAAAATGAAAGTTGATAACTTAGAATTTTTAGATAAAGCTAAAAAAGAAGGTAAACAAATCTGGGGATTCGGTGCTCCTGTAAAAGGAAATACAATGCTAAATTATTTTGGAGTAGGAACACAATACTTGAATTATTTAGTTGAAAAAAATGAGCTTAGGAGAGGTCTTTATTCTCCAGGCATGCACATTCCAATTTTAATAGAAAAAGAATTAAAAGAATTACCTGATATTTATTATGTTTTAGCTTGGAATTTTAAAAAAGAAATTTTAGCTAATAATCAACACCTAATAGATAAAGGTATTCAGTTTTATTTTCCTGTTAATCCCTAA
- a CDS encoding glycosyltransferase family 2 protein has protein sequence MLISIVIPCYNEQEVIQEAHSRLVAVLNNLNLEFELVYVDDGSQDRTVEILREIQYDNERVKVIFLSRNFGHQMAVTAGLDHTSGDAVVLIDADLQDPPEIIKDMIFQWFQGYDVVYGVRTDRQGETAFKLWSAKAFYRVMNYMSDVTIPIDTGDFRLIDRRVVEALKMMPERDRFLRGMVSWVGFHQIAIPYQRSPRLAGVSKYPLFKMIRFAADGILSFSLVPLRLATWAGLSTVTLSVIGIFYALFVRLFTLSWVPGWTLSFIAILFVGGTQLVFLGVIGEYIGRIYREDKHRPLYLVREKLGFLQK, from the coding sequence GTGCTTATTTCAATTGTTATTCCTTGCTATAACGAACAAGAAGTTATTCAAGAAGCTCATAGCCGTTTGGTAGCTGTACTAAATAATTTAAATCTTGAATTTGAGTTAGTTTATGTTGATGATGGTAGTCAAGATAGGACAGTAGAAATTCTACGAGAAATACAATATGATAATGAACGAGTAAAAGTAATTTTTTTATCTCGTAATTTTGGACATCAAATGGCTGTTACTGCAGGGCTAGATCATACTTCAGGAGATGCTGTGGTTTTGATTGATGCTGATTTACAAGATCCCCCTGAAATCATTAAAGATATGATATTCCAATGGTTTCAAGGCTATGATGTTGTATATGGTGTAAGGACGGATAGGCAAGGGGAAACTGCCTTTAAACTATGGAGTGCGAAGGCTTTTTATCGTGTAATGAATTATATGTCTGATGTGACAATTCCTATTGACACTGGAGATTTTCGATTAATAGATCGGCGAGTTGTTGAAGCTCTTAAAATGATGCCAGAACGTGATCGTTTCTTGCGTGGAATGGTTAGTTGGGTAGGATTCCATCAAATAGCAATTCCTTATCAGCGTAGTCCTCGTCTAGCTGGAGTTAGTAAATATCCACTTTTTAAGATGATACGTTTTGCAGCTGATGGTATATTGTCATTTTCTTTAGTTCCTTTAAGATTAGCAACTTGGGCAGGTCTTTCTACTGTAACATTATCTGTTATTGGTATATTTTATGCTTTATTTGTGAGATTGTTTACTTTAAGCTGGGTACCTGGATGGACCTTATCTTTTATCGCAATCTTATTTGTTGGTGGAACTCAACTAGTATTCTTAGGGGTTATAGGTGAATATATTGGAAGAATTTATCGTGAAGATAAGCATCGTCCTTTATATTTAGTGCGTGAGAAACTAGGTTTTTTACAAAAGTGA
- a CDS encoding FkbM family methyltransferase, whose amino-acid sequence MGIKNYLINKLRKIIGTIDILNALDQILKDQKRETIKDLLNNIKPGSVIQCSLNAIEILSPIEILQTYQHCLLPLPEKKLNFSVEEHCAQWLCSKVKYGDTVLDIGASFGVISLPLSRAVGDKGAVYAFEPAKNTQQILEKVLNLNNISNVMIVPDAISDQSGSAEFIEYNKDSDSCWASDTSTLVSDINIHTNTKSTTYTVKTITLDEYIAQESIKPSAIKIDIEGFEFYALQGAKKTLQTYLPYLCIDIHADVKTGKSSLLTIQPFLYSLGYTLSMEEHTLYGIPPQK is encoded by the coding sequence ATGGGAATTAAAAACTACCTAATAAATAAGTTACGTAAAATTATAGGCACTATTGATATTTTGAATGCTCTTGATCAAATTTTAAAAGATCAGAAACGTGAAACAATTAAAGATCTTTTAAACAATATTAAGCCTGGAAGTGTAATTCAATGTTCCTTAAATGCAATTGAAATTTTATCTCCAATTGAAATTTTACAAACTTACCAACATTGTTTACTGCCTCTACCAGAGAAAAAGCTTAATTTCTCAGTAGAAGAGCACTGTGCACAATGGTTATGTTCTAAAGTAAAATATGGAGATACTGTACTAGATATTGGTGCATCTTTTGGGGTTATCAGCTTACCTTTAAGTCGAGCTGTTGGAGATAAGGGAGCAGTTTATGCTTTTGAACCTGCAAAAAATACTCAACAGATTTTAGAAAAAGTTTTAAATTTAAATAATATTTCTAATGTTATGATTGTGCCTGATGCAATTTCTGATCAATCAGGATCTGCTGAATTTATTGAATACAATAAAGATAGTGATTCATGTTGGGCTTCTGATACTTCAACCTTGGTATCGGATATTAATATTCATACAAATACAAAATCTACTACTTATACAGTGAAAACGATAACGTTAGATGAATATATTGCTCAAGAGTCAATAAAACCATCAGCTATTAAAATTGATATTGAAGGATTTGAATTTTATGCGCTACAAGGTGCAAAGAAAACTTTACAAACTTATTTACCTTATCTTTGTATAGACATTCATGCTGATGTGAAGACTGGAAAATCCTCTTTACTGACAATTCAACCTTTTTTATATTCCTTGGGTTATACCTTAAGTATGGAAGAACATACTTTGTATGGAATACCACCTCAAAAATAA